Below is a genomic region from Actinomycetota bacterium.
ATGCTCCGGCTGTTGAACGGAGTCGGCGAAGCATTCTTCTTCACCGGCGCCGCTACGGCGATAGCCGACATCGCTCCGGAGGCCCGCCGGGGGGAGGCGGTCAGCTTCTTCTCCCTGGCAGTGTTCCTCGGTATCGGCCTGGGACCACTGCTCGGAGAGACCCTGCTGGAGGCAAGCAGCTTCTCGGGCGTGTGGATCGGTTCCGGGCTGCTGGCGGCGCTTGCAGTGCTGATCGCGCTGAAGATGCCCGACGCCAAGCTGGAGGACTCCCCCGAGATAGCGCCGTTTCGGTTGCTGCACCCGAAGGCGGTCCTGCCTGGGACCATCCTGGCCCTGACGATCTGGGGGTTCGCCGGATTCTCCTCGTTCGTCCCACTGTTCGCCCGGCAAATCGGGATGGGCGGTTCGAGGTTCGTGTTCCTCACCTACGCTGTGGTGATCATCCTGATCCGCAGCATCGGGGCACGCATCCCGGACATCCTCGGCGCCCGACGCTCGGCGAGCATCTCTACGGTCGTGTCGGCGGCCGGTCTGGTTTTGATGGGAACCGCCACCGAACCCTGGGTGCTCTTTCTAAGCGCAGGGATCTTCGGCATCGGTCAGGCACTGTGCTTCCCTGCGCTGATCAGCCTGGCGCTGGCGGGAGCCGTTCAGTCGGAGCGAAGCTCGGTCATAGGCAGCTTCACCGCGTTCGTCGACGTGGCCTTCGGAGTGGGGCCGCTGACCCTGGGCGTCGTTGCGGAGTACGCCGGCGTGCGGAGCGTGTTCTGGGTGTCGGCAGGGCTGGCGCTGGTGGCGCTGGCCGTGCTGGCTACGAAGTTGCGAGCTCCGGTCCCTGCGGCCTAAAAGCGCCCCTTTCTCATACCTTCGGCCAAACGCCTTCTTTCGGCCTCCGGGCTCATGGCGAGGTCCAAGACTTTGAGGGAACTCAATAAACCTAGGGCCGCCGAAAGTCACGTTGAACCTTTCGACGAACCTTTCCCCTCCCGCCGAGTGCGAAGAACGCCGGCGGCTATCTGAACCGTCAACGGCGGACGTGGGGACTGCAAAGTTATCGGGAGGTACGCTGCACCTGCCAAAGCCCGTGCCTCGCTCACTTCAGCAGCCGGGACAGCCTGCGGTCCTTCAACGACCTGCCGCCCGTTTGGCACGCCGGGCAGTAGCACATGTCGTGGTCCTCGAAGTGGACCGCCTGGATCGGGGTTCCGCACCTGGGGCACGGCTCGCCGATGTGGTGGTGGACCGTCAGCGGCAGCGGCAGCTTGTCGGGGATCGGCACATTCAGGACGTTGGTGTAGTGCTCGATGGCGCCTCCGAGGATGCTCACCGTGGCCTCCCGAAGCGCCTCGGCTTCCTCCTCTGTGAGGTCGTCCCCCCTCTTGAACGGCGAAAGCATCGCCCGGTGCAGGATCTCATCCGCCCAGCTCCTTCCGATCCCGGCGATCACCTTCTGGTCACGAAGAAGGCTGTTCAGCGGACGCGGGTAACTCAGCAGCGGGCCGAAAGGCGGTGGGTCGGGCCAGGCCTCCGGCCCCAGGGTGGCGACCGCCGGCTCGGCATCCAGGGCTTCTGCGGGCAGCAGCTTTGCCCAGCAGGACTGGCGGGTCCCGAACTCCCTCAACCGGAGCTCCCGGCCGTCGCTGAGCCGGATCAGCAGCCTTGAGGTCTTGTCTCGGATCGATCCCCGCTTGTCGAACAGCTGGAACCGGCCGGCCGACATGAGGTGGATCAGCATGCAGAGCTCGCCTTCGAAGTCGACGACGAGATGTTTTCCCCGGCGGCGCATGCCGGTGACCCTGCGGCCGGCGAGGGCGCTCAGCGGCGGGTCGTAGCTCTTCAGGGTGCTGATGCCGGTGGCCTGCGCCGACTCCACCTCGGCCCCCGCCACAGCGTCGCCCAGCAGGCGAGCCGTGATCTCT
It encodes:
- a CDS encoding DNA-formamidopyrimidine glycosylase family protein, with protein sequence MPELPEVEITARLLGDAVAGAEVESAQATGISTLKSYDPPLSALAGRRVTGMRRRGKHLVVDFEGELCMLIHLMSAGRFQLFDKRGSIRDKTSRLLIRLSDGRELRLREFGTRQSCWAKLLPAEALDAEPAVATLGPEAWPDPPPFGPLLSYPRPLNSLLRDQKVIAGIGRSWADEILHRAMLSPFKRGDDLTEEEAEALREATVSILGGAIEHYTNVLNVPIPDKLPLPLTVHHHIGEPCPRCGTPIQAVHFEDHDMCYCPACQTGGRSLKDRRLSRLLK
- a CDS encoding MFS transporter; amino-acid sequence: MRGATPQRPRLVTPQFLLISFSCLAYFVSIGMIIPILPLFVTGPMAGSEFDVGLVAGVFSVSAIILRPVAGRLGDTRGRRLLVLGGGAIAAVSIFGYTLAESLPVIGMLRLLNGVGEAFFFTGAATAIADIAPEARRGEAVSFFSLAVFLGIGLGPLLGETLLEASSFSGVWIGSGLLAALAVLIALKMPDAKLEDSPEIAPFRLLHPKAVLPGTILALTIWGFAGFSSFVPLFARQIGMGGSRFVFLTYAVVIILIRSIGARIPDILGARRSASISTVVSAAGLVLMGTATEPWVLFLSAGIFGIGQALCFPALISLALAGAVQSERSSVIGSFTAFVDVAFGVGPLTLGVVAEYAGVRSVFWVSAGLALVALAVLATKLRAPVPAA